The genomic interval TACGTGGGTAGCGTGGTGGTGGGCGGCCTCCCAGTCGTGGGTGATCATCAGGATGGTCGCCCCCGAGCGCTGCTGGTAGGCCTCCAGATGCCGGTACAAATCCGCCTCCCCTACCGCGTCCACGCCCGTGGCCGGCTCATCCAGCAGGAGCAACCTGGGCCTGTGCACCAACGCGCGGGCCAGGTAGACCCTTTGCAGTTCCCCCCCCGAGAGCCGCCCCAGCGAGCGGTTCTCCAGGTGGGAAGCCCCCACCTGCTCAAGCGCCTCCCGAGCGGTCTGGCGCTCGGCGGGGCGGACCCGAAACGGCCAAGCCCGACGAATCCCCGAGACTACCAGCTCGAGGGCTAAAGCGGGAAAGCTGCGGTCGAAGCCCTTGACCTGGGGGACGTACCCCACCTGCCCCGGCGGCAGGGCGGCAAGCGGCTTACCGAAGAGCTGGAAACGGCCCCGCTCGGGTTGAACCAAGCCCAACAGCACCCGCAGCAGGGTGCTCTTTCCGGCCCCGTTGGGCCCCACGATGGCCACGAAGGAGCCCTGGGGGGCCGCAAAGCTTACGTCTTGGAGCGCTTGAAAATCGCCAAAGCGCACCCTGAGGTCTTGTACCTGAACCGCTGGAGCCACCATACCACCTGATAATACGCTATCAAATGCAGGGGGCAAATGGCACCGCGGTTACGAAGCCGCACAGGTTCCCTACTGGGCGGCTTTGAGTCGCTCCACCACGCTACGGTCCTCGAGGGTGGAGGTGTCGCCCTTGATCTCCGATTCTCCCGCGGCAATCTGCCGCAGTAGCCGGCGCATGATCTTCCCCGAGCGGGTCTTGGGCATGGCCTCGGTGAAGCGAATCTCGTCCGGGCGGGCGATGGCACCGATAGCCTTGACCACGTGGGCCTTGAGCTCTGCGCCCAGCGCATCCGAAGCGGTATGCCCCGCCTTGAGGGTCACAAAGGCCACGATCCCCTCCCCTTTGATGGGATCCGGGCGGCCTACCACCGCGGCTTCAGCCACTGCCGGGTGCGAGACCAGGGCGCTTTCCACCTCCATGGTGCCCAGGCGGTGCCCGGAGACGTTGAGCACGTCGTCCACCCGGCCCATGATGAGATAGTAACCGTCCTTATCGCGGCGGGCGCCGTCCCCAGAGAAGTAGTTGCCGGGGTACTGGCTCCAGTACTGCCGCTCATAGCGCTCGGGATCGCCCCACACGGTGCGCAGCATCGAGGGCCAGGGACGCTTGAGGATCAGGTGGCCACCCTCGTCGGCGCTGGTGATCGTTTTTCCGCTGGTGTCCACGATGTCCGGCTCGACCCCGAAGAAGGGCTTTCCGGCATGGCCGGGCTTCATCGGATGCACCCCCGGCAGGGTGGTGATCATGATCCCCCCGGTCTCGGTCTGCCACCAGGTATCCACGATGGGGCAGCGGCCCTTGCCGATCACGTGGTAGTACCATAGCCAGGCCTCGGGGTTGATGGGTTCGCCCACCGAGCCCAAGAGCCGCAGGCTCGAGAGCCGATACTTACCCGGCCACTGCTCTCCCCATTTCATGAACGCCCGGATGGCGGTGGGAGCGGTGTAGAGGATGCTCACCCCGTATTTGTCGATGATGCTCCAGATCCGCCCCTCGTCGGGCCAGTTGGGGGCTCCTTCGTACATCAGCGTGGTGGCCCCGTTCAGCAGAAGCCCATATACCACGTAGCTGTGCCCGGTAACCCAGCCCACATCGGCGGTGCAGAAGTAGGTGTCGGTCTCCTTAAGGTCGAAGACGTAGCGAGCGGTGAGGGCCACATAGACCATATACCCAGCGGTGGCGTGCATCACCCCCTTGGGTTTGCCGGTGGAGCCCGAGGTGTAGAGGATAAACAGCGGATGCTCGCTGTCCAATGGCTCGGCCTCGCAGCGGTCGGAGGCTCCTGCCATCAGCTCGTGGTACCAGTGGTCGCGCCCCGGCAGCATGGGCACCTCCTGACCGACGCGCCTGACCACCACCACATGCCGGACGCTTTCGGTGCTGGCTAGGGCCTCGTCGGCGTTGGCCTTGAGGGGAACCACCGAACCCCGCCGCCAGCCGCCGTCGGCGGTGATCAACACGGTGGACTGAGCATCGTTGATGCGCTCGGCTAGGGCCGAGGCCGAGAACCCTCCGAAAACCACGCTGTGGATGGCCCCGATGCGGGCACACGCCAGCATGGCGATGGCGGCCTCCGGGATCATCGGCAGGTAGATGGTCACCCGGTCACCCGGCTTCACCCCCAGCCCCTTGAGCACGTTGGCGAACTGACAGACCTCGCGGTGCAGGTCGTGGTAGGTGAGCACCCGGGAATCGCCGGGCTCGCCCTCGAAGACGATGGCCGCCTTGTTGCGGCGGGAGGCGAGGTGGCGGTCGAGGGCGTTGTAGGCCAGGTTGGTCTTTCCGCCCACAAACCACTTCGCGTAGGGAACGTTCCACTCGAGCACCTTCTTCCAGGGCTCAAACCAGTGAAACTCTTGGGCAAAGCGGCCCCAGAAACCTTCGGGGTCCCTCAAGCTCTCTTCGTACAGGGCTTGGTACTCCTCGGGCTTTGAGATGAGCGCAGCCCGCCTAAACGCCTCGGCAGGTTCGAACACCCGCTCTTCCTTGAGCACCGCTTCGATCCGATCCGCGTTTTGATCCATAATCCCCCTCCTGGTGGTTGTACACGCACCTTACACAGTGGATCTGGCTACCAGCTTATGGAGCTGCACGCCCCCCTGCAAGAATGGCAGACTTTCGCGCAATGTTCAAAAGGGGCGGTTTCTTGACGCGGCAAGGGGCTCGAGGTAATGATGGCTCCGTCAGAGCGAAGCAAGTTTCAGAGGATTCCCAGGGAGGGTGATGGGAAGGAGCAAGCGGCTCAGCACAGTAGAAGCGGCCCTGCGGGTACTGGCCTACCTGGCCGCCCATCCGGAGGGGCTCGAGGCGAGGGAGGTGGCCCAGATGCTGGGCAAGAGCCTCTCCACGGCCTACGCCCTGCTGGCCAGCCTGGTCGCGGAGGGCTTCGCCGAGCGGGAGGGGTCTAGCTACCGGGTCTCCAAGGCCGCCTTGGCCCCCGCCCACCTCCCCCCCAAAGCCGAGCACTTCGAACGCCTGCAGGACGCGCTCGAGGAGCTTTACCTGCGCACCCGGGAGCGGGTCTATTTGGCCTTGCTCACCCCGGAGGGAGGGCTCGAGCTCGCCACCCGCGGCCGCCAGGGGCTGCCCAAGCCCGGGGGGCTGGAGAGGCAGGTCCAGGGGGGGTTGTACGCCTTCGCGCTGGGAAAAGCAGTCCTGGCCTACCTGCCGGAGGAAGAGCTCACCCAGCAGGTGGGAGAGTTGCGCCCCCGTACCCCCTACACCCTCACCGATCCTCTAGCCTTGCGCGAGGAGCTGGCGCGGGTGCGGCAGATGGGCTTCGCGGTGGAACTCGAGGAGTACGCCCTGGGCCTCTCTGGGCTGGCTGCGCCCATCTTTGGCTCCGAGGGACAGGTGATCGGCTCGCTGGGGGTGGTGGTGCCTTCGCGCCGGTTCCCCTACGCCTTTACCCGACTGCTCCGGGCAGTGCAGGAGGTGAGCCAGGCTAGCGCGAGCCAGGTTGGGGCGCAGC from Meiothermus sp. Pnk-1 carries:
- a CDS encoding metal ABC transporter ATP-binding protein, yielding MVAPAVQVQDLRVRFGDFQALQDVSFAAPQGSFVAIVGPNGAGKSTLLRVLLGLVQPERGRFQLFGKPLAALPPGQVGYVPQVKGFDRSFPALALELVVSGIRRAWPFRVRPAERQTAREALEQVGASHLENRSLGRLSGGELQRVYLARALVHRPRLLLLDEPATGVDAVGEADLYRHLEAYQQRSGATILMITHDWEAAHHHATHVLLLNRRVIGFGPPPQVLCPECLSRAFGHVGHAHLNEALQPRMP
- the acs gene encoding acetate--CoA ligase — protein: MDQNADRIEAVLKEERVFEPAEAFRRAALISKPEEYQALYEESLRDPEGFWGRFAQEFHWFEPWKKVLEWNVPYAKWFVGGKTNLAYNALDRHLASRRNKAAIVFEGEPGDSRVLTYHDLHREVCQFANVLKGLGVKPGDRVTIYLPMIPEAAIAMLACARIGAIHSVVFGGFSASALAERINDAQSTVLITADGGWRRGSVVPLKANADEALASTESVRHVVVVRRVGQEVPMLPGRDHWYHELMAGASDRCEAEPLDSEHPLFILYTSGSTGKPKGVMHATAGYMVYVALTARYVFDLKETDTYFCTADVGWVTGHSYVVYGLLLNGATTLMYEGAPNWPDEGRIWSIIDKYGVSILYTAPTAIRAFMKWGEQWPGKYRLSSLRLLGSVGEPINPEAWLWYYHVIGKGRCPIVDTWWQTETGGIMITTLPGVHPMKPGHAGKPFFGVEPDIVDTSGKTITSADEGGHLILKRPWPSMLRTVWGDPERYERQYWSQYPGNYFSGDGARRDKDGYYLIMGRVDDVLNVSGHRLGTMEVESALVSHPAVAEAAVVGRPDPIKGEGIVAFVTLKAGHTASDALGAELKAHVVKAIGAIARPDEIRFTEAMPKTRSGKIMRRLLRQIAAGESEIKGDTSTLEDRSVVERLKAAQ